The sequence below is a genomic window from Coleofasciculus sp. FACHB-T130.
CTAAGGGATCGTGGTTAAAAAAAATTTTAGGGGTTAAAACCCAGGCACAGTAGAACTTAGAGTATTTAAAATTGGTAATTTAGAATCGCAAGTACGCTGAAACTACAGGTTTCAATTTTTTACAATTTAAATTTGATTCAATTTGAAAAGGTAAAAGAGTGTATTTATTTTAGTTTTGATTTTAGAATTTACAGAAAAATAGGTAAGTTTCTCTTGTTCAACTTTTTATTAAAACAACGGTTAAAACAACAAAAATACTTTTTAAATTTATTAAGCGTTGTAGTAAAAATAAGGTCTGCTATCACTTTAAATTTAGCTATATTTATTGTTATGTATGAAGAAAACCTTTAAATAAATGTGATGCTATTAACTACTGATGCCAACCAAAGTATGCTTACACATAGCTATTTTATTTCCAGCTATGTGTAAGGGCAACTACCAAAGTGTTGAGATGCCGCTGTTCTTTGTGAATAGTTGTGCTGTAGTTTAAAATATATCTCCAATAGAATGCAATTCGAGTTGAGGGATGGGGGGACTGACTTGGCGTTTATTTTTTAGTTAAAACTTGATAATGATTGCGTACACTCCAGACCCTTCAACCATCAAGCAAACAACGTCCTTCAATTAGGCGCTTTGTAAATCAAGAAACCAAGCCACAGGTATACCTACGCATTCTTACTGAATTACTCCGCGCCAAGCTCGCCAAAATTTGGCGACCACCAGTTACCTTTTTTACTCTCAAAGAAGGCTACCTCTTTGCATTTATTTTGTTTGGTTTTCGGGTTAGAGCAACGCAACATCACCTTATCTTGACCATTTTTGGTGTATTTGTAACGCTCTAGGGAAGAGCCACAAATCGGACAAGAATGCTGAGAAGGCTTGTCAGAACGCGCCGGATTTTTCCGCTTAGCGTCAGGCAATTCATACTCTAGCGTGGATACGTTAAAAAACATTACAGCACCGCAGCCATTATTGCGCTCATCACAGCTCAAAAAATGGTCTGTTTGAAGTTTTTTAGACTTCGAGTAAACCCTCGTCATTGGATGTTTGCATTTCGGACACCGAATATTAGTAAGTTCAGACCGAGTCTCCGGGCTAGTATCGGTGCGAGTATCCGGGGGTTCACAAACAGGTGGAGTGACCTTAACTCGGCTTGGATTCGTTACAGTCGGCATAGAAACGGGAATTTTTGCCCCGGCTTTCTTGAGTGCTGGGGCAAAATAGTCGCGGTTCCAGCTAGTCAAATACTTTTGCCAGTCCAGCTTACCGTGAGCGATCGCATCCAATTCCCGCTCCATCTTTGCCGTAAAATCTGCACGAATCAGCTCAGGTAACACCCGACCCAAGAACTCATCCACTTCCATCCCTAGCTGGGTCGGAACGAGCAACCCCTTCTTCAGAACCACATACTCCCGCTCTTTCAAAGTCTTTACCGTCGGAGCATAGGTGCTAGGACGCCCAATCCCCTGTTTCTCCATCACCTGAATCAACTTAGACTCAGAATACCGGGGTGGTGGCATCGTCTGCTTCTTATCGGCATCCGCATGGGTACAGGTCAGTGGTTGCCCTTCTTTGAGAGTCGGCAACACTTGATCTGAACCAATATCTCGCCAGTAGCGCAGATAGCCCTCAAACTGTAGCACCTGACCCAAAGCTTGCCAAGTAACGCTACCAGATTTGGTGACAATTTTCGTCTTCAGGAGTCGCGCTGGTTGACACAGAGAAGCGATCGCGCGTCGCCATATCAAGTCATACAATCCAGCTTCTTCTGGTGTTAACTCTGCTTTAATGACGGATAGTAGCCGGGTAATCTCTGTCGGTCGAATTGCCTCGTGCGCCTCCTGGGACAGCGCTGCACTTTTGCGAACAGCCGCCTTTTGGGGGATATTCTCGGGGTCATTTTTTTCCAGATACTTCCGCACCGAAGCACAAAACTCCTCAGATAAAGTTGGGCTATCTGTACGCATATAAGTGATGTATCCTTGCTCGTACAGCTTCTGCGCCACTTGCATCGTTTTCTCTGGATTCAGCTTTAAACGCGCTCCTGCTGCCTGCTGAAGGGAACTGGTGGTAAATGCGGCGGGTGGTTTTTTAAAACTCACTTTACCTTGGGTGCTGACTACCTGATGAGGATGACTCTTTGCCGTCGCCACCAGTTGATCCGCCTGAGTTTGTGTTGTCACTCTGGTTCCTTCAGCAGCTTTTTTGCTATCAGGAGACTCAGAATCATCGGTTTCCTCTACTTCAGACTCCTCGGAACGATTCACTTGTCCGGCATAAAAGGCTCGAAACCCCTCGGCGTAGTCAACGTAAACAGACCAGTAATCTTCAGGAACAAAGGCTGTAATTGCTCTCTCGCGATCGCATAATAGGTGCAAGGTTGCGCTTTGAACCCGACCGACTGACTTGGCTCCGTTTTTGAGCGACCAAATGAGAGGGGAGCCTCTGAAGCCAACCAGCTTGTCGAGACACGTCCTCAAAAGAGCTGCATCTACTAAGTTCTGGTCGAGGGGACGGGGTTTGCTCACTGCTTTTTTAATCGCAGTTTCTGTAATCTCGCTCGTCACCACTCGCCGGGGATTCTTAACCTTGAGTTCTCGTGCCAGATGCCAAGAAATGACCTCACCTTCCCGGTCTGGGTCTGTTGCAAATATAACTTCGGTTGCTGATTTAACCGCTTGTTTCAGTTCGGTGAGAACCTTTTTGCCTCGGTCGCCACGAGGGACAAATCGACAAGTAACGCGATCGCCTGATAGGTCAAAGCCCAGTGCATCTTCCCCGTCTTTCGCTAGCTCAACAACATGACCCATGCTTGCCATCACTCGGTAGCCAGAACCAAGGCTTTTCTGCCATTTCTGCCGTTTGCCAGGACTTTCAATTAAAACAAGTTTCATACTCTGTCCTCCAAAAATTTTTAATTCTTGCTTTAAGAAGGATGACTTAGCTAGGCATTTTAGGGTATAAGCTACTTGCTGCATGAACTCAGGTAAATGACATCACCTCCCCCCGATCCACGTTCCTCTCGGCTTGGCTTTGATGAGTTGATTGGCATTGTTGTTGCCTTCGGCGTGATTGGCACGATTTTCTTCTGGTCAATTGGTAGAAGGGAGCCAGGGTTGAATTTGACCGGATTGCCGACTCCTGACGCCACGGCGAGTCCAAAGCCAGCAGCGCCGCTACCAACAACGGTGATACCCGGAGAATCGCCCACCCAGCAAACGGTTCCGGCACCTTCTGCTTCACCGAGCGACCCAAACTCAACGCTACTCATACCGGACGATCCAAACACGGTATCGGGAAGCGTCCCGATTATTCCCGTACCCGTACCCGCGCCTTCCGCCCCAGCGCCGTCAGTCGCCCCCGCCACAGTACCCGCGCCTGCGCCTTCCGCCCCAGCGGCGGTTGTTCCCGTACCAGCCCCCACAGCTTCTGCCCCAGCTAAACCGATCAACTTTTCCGATATCCCCGACAATTACTGGGCGCGTCCTTACATTCAAGCGCTGGTTGAACGCAACATCCTCGCGGGTTTCACCGATGGCACTTTTCGCCCCGATCAACCGATCACTAGAGCGGAATTTACGGCTCCGTTGCGGAAAGCTTTTGGTCAAAAACCGGCTCAGAATGCTTTGAATTTTAAAGATGTCCCCTCTGGGTACTGGGCTGAAGCTGGAATCAAGCAAGCTGTGGCAACGGGTTTTTTGAAAGGATATCCGGGAAATCGGTTTCTCCCAAACCAAGAAATTCCGAGAGCGCAAGTTTTGGTTGCGCTTGCTAGCGGCTTAGGGCTGAAACCACCGTCCAATCCGGCTCAAGCTTTGCAGACTTATCAAGACGCCAAGGAGATTCCTAAATACGCGACCCAAGGTGTCGCAGCGTCTACAGCCGCCGGTCTTGTGATTAACTATCCGAATCAAAACTTGCTCAAACCGAATCAAGCGGCGACTCGTGCTGAGGTAGCTGCTGCAATTTATCAAGCTCTAGTACAAGCCGGACAAGCACAACCCATTTCCTCTCCAGCCGCTGTGCAGCCACAATGAGGGAACCATCGTAGGGGCATGGCATTGTTCGTTTGAGCGAAGCGTTTGGCGACACGCATCAAATTCGGTTTTGGAAGTTGCGATCGCCTTTATACCCGGATAGCTCGGCGAGTTCTTCTAAAGAAAGCAAACCTGAGTAACGCCGCCCCTTAATTTCCCAAGTGGGAAAGCCTTTGATCTTTGCCTTTGTGCAGAGGTCTGGACGCGGATTTTTACCGCCCGCATCGCACTCAATGTAGTTTATATAACCAAGCGCCTCTTTTGGAAACAGTTCTTTCTGTTTTGTGCAGAAAGGGCACCAATATGCGCCGTAAAATTTGGCTTTGGTGCGC
It includes:
- a CDS encoding S-layer homology domain-containing protein codes for the protein MTSPPPDPRSSRLGFDELIGIVVAFGVIGTIFFWSIGRREPGLNLTGLPTPDATASPKPAAPLPTTVIPGESPTQQTVPAPSASPSDPNSTLLIPDDPNTVSGSVPIIPVPVPAPSAPAPSVAPATVPAPAPSAPAAVVPVPAPTASAPAKPINFSDIPDNYWARPYIQALVERNILAGFTDGTFRPDQPITRAEFTAPLRKAFGQKPAQNALNFKDVPSGYWAEAGIKQAVATGFLKGYPGNRFLPNQEIPRAQVLVALASGLGLKPPSNPAQALQTYQDAKEIPKYATQGVAASTAAGLVINYPNQNLLKPNQAATRAEVAAAIYQALVQAGQAQPISSPAAVQPQ
- the topA gene encoding type I DNA topoisomerase, translated to MKLVLIESPGKRQKWQKSLGSGYRVMASMGHVVELAKDGEDALGFDLSGDRVTCRFVPRGDRGKKVLTELKQAVKSATEVIFATDPDREGEVISWHLARELKVKNPRRVVTSEITETAIKKAVSKPRPLDQNLVDAALLRTCLDKLVGFRGSPLIWSLKNGAKSVGRVQSATLHLLCDRERAITAFVPEDYWSVYVDYAEGFRAFYAGQVNRSEESEVEETDDSESPDSKKAAEGTRVTTQTQADQLVATAKSHPHQVVSTQGKVSFKKPPAAFTTSSLQQAAGARLKLNPEKTMQVAQKLYEQGYITYMRTDSPTLSEEFCASVRKYLEKNDPENIPQKAAVRKSAALSQEAHEAIRPTEITRLLSVIKAELTPEEAGLYDLIWRRAIASLCQPARLLKTKIVTKSGSVTWQALGQVLQFEGYLRYWRDIGSDQVLPTLKEGQPLTCTHADADKKQTMPPPRYSESKLIQVMEKQGIGRPSTYAPTVKTLKEREYVVLKKGLLVPTQLGMEVDEFLGRVLPELIRADFTAKMERELDAIAHGKLDWQKYLTSWNRDYFAPALKKAGAKIPVSMPTVTNPSRVKVTPPVCEPPDTRTDTSPETRSELTNIRCPKCKHPMTRVYSKSKKLQTDHFLSCDERNNGCGAVMFFNVSTLEYELPDAKRKNPARSDKPSQHSCPICGSSLERYKYTKNGQDKVMLRCSNPKTKQNKCKEVAFFESKKGNWWSPNFGELGAE